Proteins from one Eretmochelys imbricata isolate rEreImb1 chromosome 28, rEreImb1.hap1, whole genome shotgun sequence genomic window:
- the LOC144258215 gene encoding uncharacterized protein LOC144258215, whose protein sequence is MVSENEEEKPQQEDAEQVEPHGMLSGRSKGNDSGTCALAEEAKACESQQRPEENFSSHSDLVTHERINLEETHYTCHECGKSFDGSSALIKHQRIHTGEKSYMCFECGKSFNQSFTLIRHWITHTGEKPYTCPECGKSFSQNSSLLRHRRIHTGEKPYGCSECGKCFIHTSALISHQKIHTRERPYICSECGKSFNQSSDLITHRRIHTGERPYTCSECRKSFNQSSILTRHQKIHMRENCNKCLD, encoded by the coding sequence atggtgagtgagaatgaggaggaaaaaccccagcaggaagatgctgagcaagtAGAACCACATGGaatgttatcaggaagatccaAAGGGAATGATTCTGGGACTTGTGCACTCGCAGAAGAAGCAAAAGCCTGTGAGAGTCAGcagaggccagaggaaaacttcagTAGCCACTCAGATCTTGTTACACACGAGAGAATCAACTTGGAAGAGACACACTACACATGccatgagtgtgggaaaagctttgatgggagctctgcccttatcaaacatcagagaatccacacaggagagaaatccTACATGTGttttgagtgtgggaaaagcttcaatcagagctttACCCTTATCAGACATTGGATAacccacactggagagaaaccctacacgtgccctgagtgtgggaaaagtttcagtcaGAACTCAAGCCTTCTCAGAcatcggagaatccacacaggtgagaaaccttatggatgttCTGAGTGTGGTAAATGCTTTATTCATACTTCAGCCCTCATCtcacatcagaaaatccacacaagAGAGAGGCCCTACatatgctctgagtgtgggaaaagcttcaatcagagctctgATCTGATCACACATcgtagaatccacacaggagagaggccctacacgtgctctgagtgcaggaaaagcttcaatcagagctcaatCCTTACtagacatcagaaaatccacatgaGAGAGAACTGTAATAAATGCCTTGACTAG